A stretch of Amycolatopsis balhimycina FH 1894 DNA encodes these proteins:
- the pucL gene encoding factor-independent urate hydroxylase: MGITLGPNQYGKAEVRLVTVRRDGPVHHLKDLTVSTSLRGELAATHLTGDNAGVLATDTQKNTVYAFAKEAPVGEIEDFGLRLARHFVGTQENITGARVKIDEHGWNRIPVDGEPHDHAFSRAGDERRTTAVTIRDGRAWIVSGVDGLTLLKSTGSEFHGFPRDEYTTLAETADRILATAVTARWRYQGEDIDWASSHREIRRLMLETFATKHSLSLQQTLYAMGSSVLEARPEVAEVRLSLPNKHHFLVDLSPFGLKNENEVFYAADRPYGLIEGTVLRDDAEDAGPAWDLH; encoded by the coding sequence GTGGGCATCACCCTGGGCCCCAACCAGTACGGCAAGGCGGAGGTCCGCCTGGTGACGGTGCGCCGCGACGGCCCGGTGCACCACCTGAAGGACCTGACCGTGTCGACGTCACTGCGCGGCGAGCTGGCCGCGACGCATCTGACCGGCGACAACGCCGGCGTGCTGGCGACGGACACGCAGAAGAACACCGTGTACGCCTTCGCGAAGGAGGCGCCCGTCGGCGAGATCGAGGACTTCGGCCTGCGCCTGGCCCGCCACTTCGTCGGCACCCAGGAGAACATCACCGGCGCCCGCGTCAAGATCGACGAGCACGGCTGGAACCGGATCCCGGTCGACGGCGAGCCGCACGACCACGCGTTCAGCCGCGCGGGCGACGAGCGGCGCACGACAGCGGTGACGATCCGGGACGGCCGCGCCTGGATCGTGTCCGGGGTGGACGGCCTGACCCTGCTCAAGTCGACCGGCTCGGAGTTCCACGGGTTCCCCCGCGACGAGTACACGACGCTGGCGGAGACCGCCGACCGCATCCTGGCAACGGCCGTCACGGCCCGCTGGCGCTACCAGGGCGAGGACATCGACTGGGCTTCTTCACACCGCGAAATCAGGCGGTTGATGCTGGAGACGTTCGCGACGAAGCACAGCCTTTCGCTGCAGCAGACGCTGTACGCGATGGGCTCGTCGGTGCTGGAGGCACGGCCCGAGGTCGCGGAGGTGCGGCTTTCGCTGCCGAACAAGCACCACTTTCTGGTGGACCTGAGCCCGTTCGGGCTGAAGAACGAGAACGAGGTGTTCTACGCGGCGGACCGGCCGTACGGGTTGATCGAGGGAACGGTCCTGCGCGACGACGCCGAGGACGCCGGGCCGGCCTGGGATCTCCACTAG
- the uraH gene encoding hydroxyisourate hydrolase → MSLVTTHVLDTAAGRPAAGIAVRFETAEGKPIAEGRTDDDGRVRDLGPETLAPGLYRLVFATGAYLGPDAFFPEVALAFRITDGTAHHHVPLLLSPFAYSTYRGS, encoded by the coding sequence GTGAGCCTCGTGACCACCCACGTCCTCGACACGGCTGCCGGGCGCCCCGCGGCCGGAATCGCCGTCCGCTTCGAGACCGCCGAGGGGAAGCCGATCGCCGAGGGCCGCACCGACGACGACGGCCGCGTCCGCGACCTCGGCCCCGAAACCCTGGCACCCGGCCTGTACCGGCTGGTCTTCGCGACCGGCGCGTACCTGGGCCCGGACGCGTTCTTCCCGGAGGTCGCGCTCGCCTTCCGGATCACCGACGGGACCGCGCACCACCACGTGCCGCTCCTGCTCAGCCCGTTCGCCTATTCGACCTACCGAGGGAGCTGA
- the uraD gene encoding 2-oxo-4-hydroxy-4-carboxy-5-ureidoimidazoline decarboxylase, whose product MLLTDFNTTDVRPLLAECLAVPRWVDAVLAGRPYADLDALKAAADLPLTSDEIRQAMAAHPRIGEKPASGWARSEQSGVDNADVFAVANAEYEAKFGHVYLVCASGRSGEELLKILRERLANDPATELAVAGRELLKIAELRLAKAVTA is encoded by the coding sequence GTGCTGCTCACCGACTTCAACACCACCGACGTCCGGCCACTGCTGGCGGAATGCCTCGCCGTGCCCCGGTGGGTCGACGCCGTGCTGGCCGGGCGCCCGTACGCCGATCTCGACGCGCTGAAGGCCGCCGCGGACCTGCCGTTGACCAGCGACGAGATCCGGCAGGCGATGGCCGCACACCCGCGGATCGGCGAGAAACCGGCGAGCGGCTGGGCGCGCTCCGAACAGTCCGGTGTGGACAATGCGGACGTGTTCGCCGTGGCGAACGCCGAGTACGAAGCCAAGTTCGGCCACGTGTACCTGGTCTGCGCGAGCGGCCGCAGCGGCGAGGAGCTGCTGAAGATCCTGCGTGAGCGGCTGGCCAACGACCCCGCGACCGAGCTGGCCGTCGCGGGCCGCGAGCTGCTGAAGATCGCCGAACTCCGACTCGCGAAAGCGGTGACCGCGTGA
- a CDS encoding helix-turn-helix domain-containing protein, with the protein MRLEAEFTSEPFHGEGSPPEHAVAARDAATEAGLDTDFGPLGTLARGEAKELLDALPAIAKAALEGGATRVTLQLRRADEPGSAPVVELNDALARLIADVERELGAKLGELDRAGKQRAVRLLRERGAFGLRKSVSSVADALGVTRFTVYNYLNREAD; encoded by the coding sequence GTGCGGCTTGAGGCGGAGTTCACCAGCGAACCGTTCCACGGGGAGGGTTCGCCGCCCGAGCACGCCGTCGCCGCCCGCGACGCCGCCACGGAAGCCGGGCTGGACACCGATTTCGGGCCACTGGGGACGCTGGCTCGCGGCGAAGCGAAGGAACTGCTCGACGCCCTGCCGGCGATCGCGAAGGCCGCCCTGGAAGGTGGCGCCACGCGGGTCACACTGCAGCTGCGCCGGGCCGACGAGCCGGGGAGCGCGCCCGTCGTCGAACTGAACGACGCGCTGGCCCGGCTCATCGCCGACGTCGAGCGGGAACTGGGCGCCAAGCTGGGCGAACTCGACCGCGCGGGCAAGCAGCGGGCGGTGCGGCTACTGCGTGAACGCGGCGCCTTCGGCCTGCGGAAATCGGTGTCGTCGGTGGCCGACGCGCTGGGGGTCACGCGGTTCACCGTCTACAACTACCTCAACCGGGAAGCCGACTGA
- the allB gene encoding allantoinase AllB, giving the protein MDLVVRAARAVTAEGEVPATVGVDGGRIVAVEPGGTRLSGDRVLDLGDDVVLLPGLVDTHVHVNDPGRAEWEGFETATRAAAAGGVTTIVDMPLNSLPPTVDVAALEVKRKAAAGRVHVDVGFWGGAIPGNAAELRGLHEAGVFGFKCFLLHSGVDEFPPLDPDGLDEALRELSSFDALMIVHAEDAHEIDDAPEPHGGRYVDFLRSRPRQAENLAISHVIDAARRNDARAHILHLSSSDALPLIAEARRDGVALTAETCPHYLSFVAEEIRDGATQFKCCPPIREAANREQLWQGLADGVIDTIVSDHSPCTPELKRFDSGDFGEAWGGISSLQLGLPAIWTQARQRGFALTDVVRWMAERPAAQAGMRRKGHLAPGYDADFCVFAPDEAFVVDVAKLKHRNPVSAYDRRPLAGVVRSTWLRGAEITGDEPRGALLIRGEC; this is encoded by the coding sequence ATGGATCTTGTGGTGCGCGCCGCCCGGGCCGTGACGGCCGAGGGCGAGGTCCCGGCGACCGTCGGCGTCGACGGCGGCCGGATCGTCGCGGTCGAACCCGGCGGCACCCGGCTGTCCGGGGACCGCGTCCTCGACCTCGGCGACGACGTCGTGCTGCTGCCCGGGCTCGTCGACACGCACGTCCACGTCAACGATCCCGGCCGCGCCGAGTGGGAGGGCTTCGAGACGGCGACCCGCGCGGCCGCGGCCGGCGGGGTGACCACGATCGTGGACATGCCGCTCAACAGCCTGCCGCCGACCGTCGACGTCGCGGCCCTGGAGGTCAAGCGCAAGGCGGCGGCCGGCCGGGTGCACGTCGACGTCGGCTTCTGGGGCGGCGCGATCCCGGGCAACGCCGCCGAGCTGCGCGGCCTGCACGAAGCCGGGGTGTTCGGCTTCAAGTGCTTCCTGCTGCACTCCGGCGTCGACGAGTTCCCGCCCCTCGACCCGGACGGGCTGGACGAAGCGTTGCGGGAGCTGAGTTCCTTCGACGCGCTGATGATCGTCCACGCCGAAGACGCGCACGAGATCGACGACGCCCCCGAGCCGCACGGTGGTCGCTATGTCGACTTTCTTCGCTCCCGGCCGCGTCAGGCGGAGAACCTCGCGATCTCGCATGTGATCGACGCGGCCCGCCGGAACGACGCCCGCGCGCACATCCTGCACCTGTCCTCTTCGGACGCTCTGCCGCTGATCGCCGAGGCGCGCCGGGACGGCGTGGCCTTGACGGCGGAGACCTGCCCGCACTACCTCAGCTTCGTCGCCGAGGAGATCCGCGACGGCGCGACGCAGTTCAAGTGCTGCCCGCCGATCCGCGAGGCGGCCAACCGCGAGCAGCTGTGGCAGGGGCTCGCGGACGGCGTGATCGACACGATCGTCAGCGACCACTCGCCGTGCACGCCGGAGCTGAAACGGTTCGACAGTGGCGACTTCGGTGAGGCCTGGGGCGGGATTTCGAGCCTGCAGCTCGGTCTCCCGGCGATCTGGACGCAGGCGCGGCAGCGCGGGTTCGCGCTCACCGACGTCGTCCGCTGGATGGCCGAGCGCCCGGCCGCGCAGGCCGGGATGCGCCGCAAGGGCCACCTGGCGCCCGGCTACGACGCCGATTTCTGCGTCTTCGCGCCGGACGAGGCGTTCGTGGTCGACGTCGCGAAACTGAAGCACCGCAACCCGGTCAGCGCCTACGACCGGCGCCCGCTCGCCGGTGTCGTGCGCTCCACGTGGCTGCGGGGCGCCGAAATCACCGGCGACGAGCCCCGCGGCGCGTTGCTGATCCGGGGAGAATGCTGA
- the alc gene encoding allantoicase: protein MEAAVSDRPEWTELPDLASRRFGGTVMWATDELFAEKENLVNPWTPAHRAETFGPKGQVYDGWETRRHREPGDDQAILRLGLAGTVTGVIVDTAFFKGNYPPFVSVEATTVGGYPSAAELSEADWDVLVDHAPAAGHTENFHTVNGSRRYTHVRLTQHPDGGVARLRVHGAPIPDPDLLDLDALDLAALQNGALVTGCSNRFYSSPNNILSPGLAAHQAEGWETARRRDDGNDWVTLRLAGAGIVRFVELDTSNLKGNAPGWASVSGRGTYGEWVDLLPKTRLQPDTRHRFALKDAPEVTEARLDIYPDGGLARLRLFGGLTEAGRANLKARFAKTR from the coding sequence ATGGAGGCCGCCGTGTCCGACCGTCCCGAATGGACAGAACTGCCCGACCTCGCGTCACGCCGCTTCGGCGGGACGGTAATGTGGGCGACCGACGAGCTGTTCGCCGAGAAGGAGAACCTCGTCAACCCCTGGACACCCGCGCACCGCGCCGAGACGTTCGGGCCCAAGGGACAGGTCTACGACGGCTGGGAGACCCGCCGCCACCGCGAACCGGGCGACGACCAGGCGATCCTGCGGCTCGGGCTGGCCGGCACGGTCACCGGCGTCATCGTCGACACGGCGTTCTTCAAGGGGAACTACCCGCCGTTCGTCTCGGTCGAGGCGACGACGGTCGGGGGCTACCCGAGCGCGGCGGAACTGTCCGAAGCGGACTGGGACGTCCTCGTCGACCACGCCCCGGCGGCCGGTCACACCGAGAACTTCCACACGGTCAACGGCTCGCGGCGGTACACGCACGTCCGGCTGACCCAGCACCCGGACGGCGGCGTCGCCCGCCTGCGCGTGCACGGCGCCCCGATCCCCGACCCGGACCTGCTCGACCTGGACGCGCTCGACCTGGCGGCGCTGCAGAACGGCGCGCTCGTCACCGGGTGCAGCAACCGGTTCTACTCCTCGCCGAACAACATCCTCTCGCCCGGCCTGGCCGCGCACCAGGCCGAAGGCTGGGAGACGGCCCGCCGCCGCGACGACGGCAACGACTGGGTGACGCTGCGCCTGGCCGGCGCGGGCATCGTCCGCTTCGTCGAGCTGGACACGAGCAACCTCAAGGGCAACGCGCCCGGCTGGGCGTCGGTCAGCGGCCGCGGCACCTACGGCGAGTGGGTCGACCTGCTGCCGAAGACACGCCTGCAGCCGGACACGCGTCACCGTTTCGCGCTGAAGGACGCCCCGGAGGTCACGGAGGCCCGCCTCGACATCTACCCGGACGGCGGGCTGGCGAGGCTGCGGCTGTTCGGCGGGCTGACCGAAGCGGGCCGCGCGAACCTCAAGGCCCGGTTCGCCAAGACGCGTTAG
- a CDS encoding trypsin-like serine protease, which translates to MPRSLRKAGAVLAALTATGLLTAPAAHALTGGSPVADGTYAFTAQISGAHGCTGALVAPQWVLTAAACFGPAPLPAGPPATPYTATVGRADLTGTAGHTVKITTLVPATDRDAVLAKLALPIVDIDPVPLATRAPATGDVLRVGGYGRTADKWVPDRLSTALFSVSGVNGAALAVTAVTGDATTCMGDAGGPALRENGTQVELAAISARSWQHGCFGSTETRQGTTETRVDDLGAWVSQVTAPVAAAIAGKASGQCLDQDWTDGQEHPTVNAWQCWTPTSDNQKWTATWTARDTVQIVNSLSGKCLDQDYTGGQPHPPVNAWQCWTPPAGNQQWIVQPHYDDGTVTLVNKLSGQCLDQDYTNGQPHPAINAWQCWTTNQPNQRWILN; encoded by the coding sequence ATGCCACGCTCACTCCGGAAGGCGGGAGCGGTCCTGGCCGCGCTGACGGCCACCGGTTTGCTGACCGCCCCCGCTGCCCACGCCCTCACCGGCGGCAGCCCCGTCGCCGACGGCACCTACGCCTTCACCGCCCAGATCAGCGGAGCCCACGGCTGCACCGGCGCGCTGGTCGCCCCGCAGTGGGTCCTCACCGCGGCCGCCTGCTTCGGCCCGGCGCCACTGCCCGCCGGCCCGCCCGCGACGCCGTACACGGCGACCGTCGGCCGCGCCGACCTGACCGGCACCGCCGGGCACACCGTCAAGATCACCACCCTGGTACCCGCCACCGACCGCGACGCGGTGCTGGCCAAGCTGGCCCTGCCGATCGTCGACATCGATCCCGTTCCGCTGGCCACCCGGGCCCCGGCCACCGGAGACGTCCTGCGCGTCGGCGGCTACGGCCGCACCGCCGACAAGTGGGTGCCGGACCGGCTGAGCACGGCGTTGTTCAGCGTGAGCGGCGTCAACGGCGCGGCACTGGCCGTCACCGCGGTCACCGGAGACGCCACCACCTGCATGGGCGACGCCGGCGGCCCGGCGCTGCGGGAGAACGGGACGCAGGTCGAACTGGCGGCGATCAGCGCCCGGTCGTGGCAGCACGGCTGCTTCGGCTCCACGGAAACGCGTCAGGGCACCACGGAGACCCGCGTCGACGATCTCGGCGCGTGGGTGAGCCAGGTGACCGCCCCGGTCGCCGCGGCGATCGCCGGCAAGGCCAGCGGGCAGTGCCTCGACCAGGACTGGACCGACGGCCAGGAACACCCCACGGTCAACGCGTGGCAGTGCTGGACCCCGACCTCGGACAACCAGAAGTGGACGGCCACCTGGACCGCCCGCGACACCGTCCAGATCGTGAATTCCCTCTCGGGCAAGTGCCTGGACCAGGACTACACGGGCGGCCAGCCGCACCCGCCTGTCAACGCCTGGCAGTGCTGGACCCCGCCCGCGGGCAACCAGCAGTGGATCGTCCAGCCGCACTACGACGACGGCACCGTGACGCTGGTCAACAAGCTCAGCGGGCAGTGCCTCGACCAGGACTACACGAACGGCCAGCCGCACCCCGCGATCAACGCGTGGCAGTGCTGGACCACGAACCAGCCCAACCAGCGCTGGATCCTCAACTGA
- a CDS encoding FAD-dependent monooxygenase, whose protein sequence is MFDVIIAGCGPTGALLAAELRLHDVRVLVLEKETEPGSFVRVVSLHMRSLELMAMRGLLDRLLEHGRRRPVGGIFAAIPRPAPEDLDSAYPYLLGIPQPVVNHLLEDHATELGAQVRRGCAVAGFEQDDEGVTVELAGGERLRSRYFVGCDGARSTVRKLLGVGFPGEPSRTETLMGELKATASPEEIAAKVREIRETHQQFWLRPFGEGVYSVVVPAAEVSDRAEPPSLEDFRQQLRAIAGTDFGVHSPRWLSRFGDATRLAERYRIGRVLLAGDAAHIHPPAGGQGLNLGVQDAVNLGWKLAAQVRGRAPETLLDTYHAERHPVAEAVLDNTRAQVELSSAEPGARAVRRLLTELMDFDEVNRYLIGQITAIDIRYDFGEGPGLPGRRLRDVDLTGGRLYDRLRRGRGLVLDRTGRLTAEGWADRVDLLADPAADVDVPALLLRPDGYVAWIGEHQRELDDHLARWFGEPGKQPNST, encoded by the coding sequence GTGTTCGATGTGATCATTGCCGGGTGCGGGCCGACCGGCGCGCTGCTGGCCGCCGAACTGCGGCTGCACGACGTGCGGGTGCTCGTTCTGGAGAAGGAAACCGAGCCCGGGTCGTTCGTCCGCGTGGTGAGCCTGCACATGCGCAGTCTCGAGCTGATGGCGATGCGCGGGCTGCTGGACCGCCTTCTCGAACACGGAAGGCGGCGGCCGGTCGGCGGGATCTTCGCCGCCATCCCCCGACCCGCGCCCGAGGACCTGGATTCCGCGTACCCCTACCTGCTGGGCATCCCGCAGCCGGTCGTCAACCACCTCCTCGAGGACCATGCGACCGAACTGGGTGCGCAGGTCCGGCGAGGGTGTGCGGTGGCCGGTTTCGAGCAGGACGACGAGGGGGTGACCGTCGAACTGGCCGGCGGGGAGCGGCTGCGGTCGCGCTATTTCGTCGGCTGTGACGGCGCGCGCAGCACGGTGCGCAAACTGCTCGGCGTCGGCTTCCCCGGCGAGCCTTCGCGGACCGAAACGTTGATGGGCGAGCTGAAAGCAACTGCGTCGCCGGAGGAGATCGCCGCCAAGGTGCGCGAAATCCGCGAGACGCATCAGCAATTCTGGCTCAGGCCCTTCGGCGAAGGGGTCTACAGCGTCGTGGTCCCGGCCGCGGAAGTGAGCGATCGCGCGGAACCGCCGTCCCTCGAGGATTTCCGGCAGCAGTTGCGTGCCATCGCCGGAACCGATTTCGGCGTGCATTCCCCGCGCTGGCTGTCCCGTTTCGGCGATGCCACGCGGCTGGCCGAGCGGTACCGGATCGGACGGGTGCTGCTGGCCGGCGACGCGGCGCACATCCACCCGCCCGCCGGCGGCCAGGGCCTCAACCTCGGTGTCCAGGACGCGGTCAACCTCGGCTGGAAGCTGGCCGCACAGGTCCGTGGCCGGGCGCCGGAAACCTTGCTGGACACCTACCACGCCGAACGCCACCCGGTCGCCGAAGCCGTCCTCGACAACACCCGTGCCCAGGTGGAACTGTCGTCCGCCGAGCCGGGCGCGCGGGCCGTGCGCAGGCTGCTCACCGAGTTGATGGACTTCGACGAGGTCAACCGGTACCTGATCGGGCAGATCACCGCGATCGACATCCGCTACGACTTCGGCGAAGGCCCGGGCCTGCCCGGCCGCCGCCTGCGCGACGTCGACCTGACCGGGGGCCGCCTCTACGACCGGTTGCGTCGGGGCCGCGGCCTGGTCCTCGACCGCACCGGACGGCTGACCGCCGAGGGCTGGGCGGACCGGGTCGACCTCCTCGCCGACCCCGCCGCGGACGTGGACGTCCCGGCGCTCCTGCTCCGCCCCGACGGCTATGTCGCCTGGATCGGCGAGCACCAGCGGGAGCTGGACGACCACCTCGCCCGCTGGTTCGGTGAGCCCGGCAAGCAGCCGAATTCAACGTGA
- a CDS encoding CoA-binding protein, with amino-acid sequence MTHDVGAVERRAILNRTKSVTLVGASANPARPSYFVATYLLSSTRYEINFVNPRLDTLFGKPVYASLKDVPGEPDLVSVFRKRDDLPQVAEEVIDAGARTLWLQLGLWHEPVARRAADAGLDVVMNRCVKIEHARFAGGLHLAGFNTGVISSRRQSAP; translated from the coding sequence ATGACGCACGACGTCGGCGCGGTCGAGCGGCGCGCGATCCTGAACCGGACGAAGTCGGTGACGCTGGTCGGCGCCTCCGCCAACCCAGCGCGGCCCAGCTACTTCGTCGCGACGTACCTGCTTTCCTCGACGCGCTACGAAATCAACTTCGTCAACCCGCGCCTGGACACACTCTTCGGCAAGCCGGTGTACGCCTCCCTCAAGGACGTCCCGGGCGAACCGGACCTGGTCAGCGTGTTCCGTAAGCGCGACGACCTGCCTCAGGTGGCCGAAGAGGTGATCGACGCCGGCGCGCGGACGCTGTGGCTGCAGCTCGGCCTGTGGCACGAGCCGGTGGCTCGCCGGGCGGCCGACGCCGGGCTGGACGTCGTGATGAACCGGTGCGTGAAGATCGAGCACGCGCGCTTCGCCGGCGGGCTGCACCTGGCCGGGTTCAACACCGGCGTGATCAGCTCCCGGCGGCAGTCGGCGCCTTAG
- a CDS encoding O-acetylhomoserine aminocarboxypropyltransferase/cysteine synthase family protein, translated as MSERSWGFRTRALHAGGTPDPATGARAVPIYQTTSFVFEDAADAASLFALQKYGNVYSRIGNPTVAAFEERIASLEGAIGGVATASGQAAEFLTFSALTEAGDHIVSASGLYGGTVTQLTGTLRRFGVETTFVSGGIDGYAAAITGRTRLLYTEVIGNPGGAIADLAALADLAHAHDIPLVVDATLATPYLCRPIEHGADIVLHSATKFLGGHGTTLGGIIVESGKFDWGNGKFPRMTETVDSYGGLRYWENFGEYAFCTRLRAEQLRDIGAALSPHSAFLLLQGVETLPQRMDAHVAGARAVAEYLEADPRVTWVSYAGLPSHPHYDLAKKYLPAGPGAVFSFGIDGGRAAGGKFVESVELLSHLANVGDARTLVIHPASTTHAQLSAEQLAAAGAGPDLIRLSIGLEDVDDILWDVDQALGKAVAG; from the coding sequence ATGAGCGAACGCAGCTGGGGCTTCCGCACCCGCGCCCTGCACGCGGGCGGCACCCCCGATCCGGCGACCGGCGCGCGGGCCGTGCCGATCTACCAGACCACGAGCTTCGTCTTCGAGGACGCGGCCGACGCGGCCAGCCTGTTCGCGCTGCAGAAGTACGGCAACGTCTACAGCCGCATCGGGAACCCGACCGTCGCCGCGTTCGAGGAGCGGATCGCCAGCCTCGAAGGCGCCATCGGCGGCGTCGCCACCGCGAGCGGGCAGGCCGCGGAGTTCCTCACCTTCAGCGCGCTCACCGAGGCGGGCGACCACATCGTGTCCGCGAGCGGCCTCTACGGCGGCACGGTCACCCAGCTGACCGGCACGCTCCGGCGGTTCGGCGTCGAGACGACGTTCGTCAGCGGCGGCATCGACGGCTACGCCGCGGCGATCACCGGACGGACGCGGCTGCTCTACACCGAAGTGATCGGCAACCCCGGCGGCGCCATCGCCGACCTCGCGGCACTGGCGGATCTCGCGCACGCCCACGACATCCCGCTGGTGGTCGACGCGACGCTGGCGACACCGTACCTGTGCCGGCCGATCGAGCACGGCGCCGACATCGTGCTGCACTCGGCGACGAAGTTCCTCGGCGGCCACGGGACGACGCTCGGCGGGATCATCGTCGAGTCCGGGAAGTTCGACTGGGGCAACGGGAAGTTCCCGCGGATGACCGAGACCGTCGACAGCTACGGCGGCCTCAGGTACTGGGAGAACTTCGGCGAGTACGCGTTCTGCACCCGGCTGCGCGCCGAGCAGCTGCGGGACATCGGCGCTGCCCTTTCGCCGCACTCGGCTTTCCTGCTGCTGCAAGGGGTCGAGACACTCCCCCAGCGGATGGACGCCCACGTCGCAGGAGCCCGCGCGGTCGCCGAGTACCTCGAAGCGGACCCGCGTGTGACCTGGGTGTCCTACGCCGGGCTGCCGTCGCACCCGCACTACGACCTCGCGAAGAAGTACCTGCCCGCCGGGCCCGGCGCGGTCTTCTCCTTCGGCATCGACGGCGGCCGGGCCGCGGGCGGGAAGTTCGTCGAATCGGTCGAACTGCTGTCGCACCTGGCGAACGTCGGGGACGCGCGGACGCTCGTGATCCACCCGGCGTCGACGACGCACGCGCAGCTGTCCGCGGAACAGCTCGCCGCCGCGGGCGCCGGCCCGGACCTGATCCGGCTGTCGATCGGGCTGGAGGACGTCGACGACATCCTCTGGGACGTCGACCAGGCGCTGGGCAAGGCGGTCGCCGGATGA
- a CDS encoding VOC family protein: MTVRWSVTIDCAEPRVLARFWAVALGYIERPPPAGFASWEAWFADHDVPEAEWGDGAYLSDPEGALPSLSFLKVPESKIAKNRLHLDVQAGGGRDVPWETRWERVVEAVARLTAAGAAVLDRHELDGRPDHFVMADPEGNEFCVL; this comes from the coding sequence GTGACAGTGCGCTGGAGCGTGACGATCGACTGCGCGGAACCTCGCGTGCTGGCCAGGTTCTGGGCGGTGGCCCTCGGCTACATCGAGCGGCCGCCTCCGGCGGGGTTCGCGAGCTGGGAAGCGTGGTTCGCCGACCACGACGTGCCCGAGGCGGAGTGGGGCGACGGCGCGTACCTCTCCGATCCGGAGGGCGCCCTGCCGAGCCTCAGCTTCCTCAAGGTGCCCGAGTCGAAGATCGCGAAGAACCGTCTCCACCTGGACGTCCAGGCCGGCGGCGGCCGGGACGTGCCGTGGGAGACGCGCTGGGAGCGGGTCGTCGAGGCGGTCGCGCGGCTCACCGCGGCGGGCGCGGCGGTGCTGGACCGGCACGAGCTCGACGGCCGTCCCGACCACTTCGTGATGGCCGATCCGGAGGGCAACGAGTTCTGCGTGCTCTGA
- a CDS encoding SDR family NAD(P)-dependent oxidoreductase: MTRIALVTGANQGLGFALVRGLAARLAPEDLVLLTGRDTGRVTAAAARVTADPATRSRVEGRVLDVSDPAAVARLAGELGAVDIVLSNAIGPLDPGRPQAEQADVFLDVANGGTHAVLRSFGPVLRAGGRLIVVASSLGALGHLPEALRPRFDGVPLDDVEKAVEDWRSAIHDGTARERGWPEWINAPSKVAQVAAVRAVAAGRREADVAAGTLVAAVCPGLVDTRASRPWFSDFSQAQTPDEAARAVLDLVFAGLDPATYGELVRFGRVLPWHSGAPAA; the protein is encoded by the coding sequence ATGACACGCATCGCTTTGGTGACCGGGGCCAACCAGGGCCTCGGCTTCGCTCTCGTCCGCGGTCTGGCCGCCCGGCTGGCTCCCGAAGACCTCGTCCTGCTCACCGGCCGCGACACCGGGCGGGTCACGGCCGCCGCCGCCCGCGTCACCGCCGACCCCGCGACGCGCAGCCGGGTCGAAGGCCGCGTCCTCGACGTCTCCGACCCGGCCGCCGTCGCTCGCCTCGCCGGGGAACTCGGCGCCGTGGACATCGTGCTCTCCAACGCCATCGGCCCGCTCGACCCGGGCCGCCCGCAGGCTGAGCAGGCCGACGTCTTCCTCGACGTCGCGAACGGCGGCACCCACGCCGTGCTCCGGTCGTTCGGGCCGGTCCTGCGGGCGGGCGGCAGGCTGATCGTCGTCGCCAGCTCGCTCGGCGCCCTCGGCCACCTGCCCGAGGCGCTGCGACCGCGGTTCGACGGCGTCCCCCTCGACGACGTCGAGAAGGCGGTCGAAGACTGGCGTTCGGCGATCCACGACGGAACCGCGCGGGAGCGGGGCTGGCCGGAGTGGATCAACGCGCCGTCCAAGGTCGCGCAGGTCGCGGCGGTGCGCGCGGTGGCGGCCGGACGCCGCGAGGCCGACGTCGCCGCCGGGACCCTGGTCGCCGCGGTCTGCCCGGGCCTGGTCGACACCCGCGCGTCACGCCCCTGGTTCAGCGACTTCAGCCAGGCACAGACCCCCGATGAGGCGGCGCGGGCGGTGCTGGACCTGGTGTTCGCCGGCCTCGACCCGGCGACCTACGGCGAGCTGGTCCGGTTCGGCCGCGTGCTGCCCTGGCACAGTGGCGCCCCGGCGGCCTGA